In the Stakelama saccharophila genome, ACCTCGCGCTGGAGCCGCAGCTCGATCCGGTGCGCTATGCGGCGATGGTCGGCCGCGCCAAGGATTATATCGACGCCGGTGACATCTTCCAGGTCGTGCTGGCGCAGCGTTTCACCACGCCGTTTCCGCTGCCGCCGTTCGAGCTTTACCGCGCGTTGCGGCGCGTGAACCCCTCGCCCTATCTCTATCATCTCGATATGCCCGGTTTCGCGTTGACGGGGTCGAGCCCGGAAATCCTCGTTCGCGTCCGCGACGGCGAGGTCACGATCCGGCCCATCGCGGGAACCCGGCCGCGCGGCCGTACCGCGGCGGAAGACGAAGCGAACCGCAACGACCTGCTCGCCGATCCCAAGGAACGCGCCGAGCACCTGATGCTGCTCGATCTGGGCCGCAACGATACAGGCCGCGTGGCAAAGGCGGGAACCGTCCGCGTCACCGACAGCTACACGATAGAATATTACAGCCACGTCATGCACATCGTGTCGAACGTCGTCGGCACGATGCGAGAGGATCGCGACGCACTCGATGGCCTGTTTGCCGGCTTTCCCGCGGGAACGGTCAGCGGCGCGCCCAAGGTCAGGGCGTGCGAGATCATCGCCGAACTCGAGCCGGAGCGGCGCGGTCCCTATGCCGGGTGCGTGGGCTATTTCTCGCCCGACGGCTCGATGGATTCCTGCATCGTATTGCGCACGGCGGTCGTGAAGGACGGGACCATGCACGTACAGGCCGGCGCGGGCATCGTCGCCGACAGCGACCCCGCTTACGAACAGCGGGAGTGCGAGGCCAAGGCCGGCGCCCTGATCGCGGCCGCCCGCGAAGCGGTCGCCCGCGCGGCGGAACCGCGCCACGGGCAATAGCCCCGCCGGACGATCAGGGAACGCCGGCCTCCGCGGCTTCCTTCTCCCGCTGCGCTCGCGCCCAGTTGCGCAGCATCTGCGACGTGCATCCGGTCTGGCCGCCGGTGCCCACCGGCGAGCAACTGTTCGGGAGCCCCGCCCGATTGACCTCGTTGATCATCTCGACCTTTCGCGACCAGGCCTGGTGAGCAGCCTCCGGCGGCTTTTCACGCAGCTTTTCAGGGATGCGATAGGGCGAGTCACCCGCCTTCGCACATACGACGATCTCGTCGCCCTCGGCCTCCGGGCATTTGTCGTCGCCGTACAGGACGACGCTGCGAACGCGCTGCGGCGGGCCGTCCTCGGCTGCCGGTTCCTGGTCCTGCGCCATGGCGGGGGCCGCGACAATGGCGACGGCAAGCGAAAGAAATCGTAGCATATGTGGCCTCCTGGCGCAGCTTGACCCGGACAGCGATGAGCAATTGCTGAACGGCGCCGCCCGCTAATCGACCAACGCGCGCCCGTCGGCAACAGTTGCGATCGCGCCAAGCGGCGTTATGGCGAACGCATGATCCTGGTCATCGACAATTATGACAGCTTCACCTGGAACCTGGTCCATTATCTGATGGAGCTGGGCGCTGGGGTGGAGGTGGTTCGCAACGATTCGCTCAGCGCCGCGGATGCGCTGGCGACCGGCGCCGACGCGTTCCTGATCTCGCCCGGCCCGTGCACGCCGAACGAGGCGGGCATCTCGCTCGACCTCGTCGCTGCCTGTGCCGAAGCGCGCAAGCCGCTGCTGGGCGTCTGCCTGGGCCATCAGGCGATTGGCCAGCATTTCGGCGGCCGCGTCGTCCGCGGCGGCCTGATGCACGGTAAGACCTGCCCGGTGCGGCATGACGGGTCGGGAATCTTCGCCGGTCTGCCCTCCCCCTTCACCGCGACGCGCTATCACTCGCTGATCGTGCGCGATGTCCCGGACCGCCTCATCGTCAACGCCACGGCCGACGACGCCAGCGCTATGGGTTTTCGCCATGTCGAATTACCAATTCACGGCGTCCAGTTTCACCCTGAAAGCATCGCCACGGAACACGGTCACGCCCTGCTCGCCAACTTCATGGCCGCCGCCGGCCTGAAGGCGACGACGCCGGCATGACCAGCATCGGCGCCCTCCCCGATCCCTCGACACCACTCTCGCACCAGAGTGCGGGCGAAGCCTTTGCCACGATCCTAGATGGCGGCGTGCCCGATGATAGGGTCGCCGATTTCCTCGTCCGGCTGTCGGATCGGGGCGAAACCAGCATCGAAATCGCGGCAGCGGCGCGCGCACTGCGCGATCGGATGATTCCGGTGAAGGCGCCGGAGGGCGCGATCGATGTCTGCGGCACCGGCGGCGACGGCCACCACACGCTCAACGTGTCGACGGCCGTGGCGCTCGTCGTCGCGGCCTGCGGCGTGCCGGTCGCCAAGCACGGCAACCGCGCAGCCTCCAGCAAGTCCGGCGCGGCGGACACGCTGGAAGCACTGGGCATGGACATGGAGCGCGCCGGATCGCTGGCGGAGCGCACGCTTGCCGATCTCGGAATCGCCTTTCTGTTCGCAGGCAACCATCACCCGGCGATGAAGCGCATCACCCCAATCCGCCGGCAGATCGGTCGGCGCACCATCTTCAACCTGATGGGGCCGCTCGCCAATCCCGCCCATGTGAC is a window encoding:
- the trpE gene encoding anthranilate synthase component I; this translates as MTRNKQAARQALEAGRPALIWQRIVADTETPVAAALKLMASDRGDFLLESVEGGAVRGRHSLIGLAPDLVFRARGHVAEINRQWLTDRDAFERTDAPSLEALRVLVDQCRMDVPEGLPRALACLVGYFGYETVGLVEKLPQPASDPLELPDMMFVRPTVLLVFDRLADALFIVAPVWPDAAPSDRLLQAAEDRIEATAARLAQASLPPATALEAAPDLALEPQLDPVRYAAMVGRAKDYIDAGDIFQVVLAQRFTTPFPLPPFELYRALRRVNPSPYLYHLDMPGFALTGSSPEILVRVRDGEVTIRPIAGTRPRGRTAAEDEANRNDLLADPKERAEHLMLLDLGRNDTGRVAKAGTVRVTDSYTIEYYSHVMHIVSNVVGTMREDRDALDGLFAGFPAGTVSGAPKVRACEIIAELEPERRGPYAGCVGYFSPDGSMDSCIVLRTAVVKDGTMHVQAGAGIVADSDPAYEQRECEAKAGALIAAAREAVARAAEPRHGQ
- a CDS encoding anthranilate synthase component II — protein: MILVIDNYDSFTWNLVHYLMELGAGVEVVRNDSLSAADALATGADAFLISPGPCTPNEAGISLDLVAACAEARKPLLGVCLGHQAIGQHFGGRVVRGGLMHGKTCPVRHDGSGIFAGLPSPFTATRYHSLIVRDVPDRLIVNATADDASAMGFRHVELPIHGVQFHPESIATEHGHALLANFMAAAGLKATTPA
- the trpD gene encoding anthranilate phosphoribosyltransferase, with product MTSIGALPDPSTPLSHQSAGEAFATILDGGVPDDRVADFLVRLSDRGETSIEIAAAARALRDRMIPVKAPEGAIDVCGTGGDGHHTLNVSTAVALVVAACGVPVAKHGNRAASSKSGAADTLEALGMDMERAGSLAERTLADLGIAFLFAGNHHPAMKRITPIRRQIGRRTIFNLMGPLANPAHVTRQLIGIARPDYVPVYAGALAQLGSEGSAIVSGAEGLDELSCEGESIVATVGEERLPDRITPADAGLAAHPLAAIRGGSPAVNAAALADLLAGARGPYRDAVLLNAAAALVIARQTGDLVDGAARAAEALDSGAARALLNDWIAYR